A genomic stretch from Halalkalibacillus sediminis includes:
- the fabG gene encoding 3-oxoacyl-[acyl-carrier-protein] reductase yields the protein MLQGKTALVTGASRGIGRAIALELAQNGANVVVNYAGSKDKAEKVVEEIESLGSKAIAVQTNVASSEEVKELVKQTIDEFGSLDILVNNAGITRDNLLMRMKEEEFDEVIDTNLKGVFNCTKAVTRQMMKQRSGKIINVASVVGVIGNPGQVNYVAAKSGVIGMTKSVAKELATRNVNVNAVAPGYVTTDMTDDLSQEAKDQMYSMIPLNRLGEPEDIAKVVRFLASSDADYVTGQTIHVDGGMVM from the coding sequence AGGGATCGGAAGAGCAATTGCACTTGAACTCGCACAGAATGGTGCTAATGTTGTTGTGAACTATGCTGGTAGTAAAGATAAGGCAGAAAAAGTTGTAGAAGAGATTGAATCTCTAGGGTCTAAAGCGATTGCAGTTCAAACAAATGTCGCTTCCAGTGAAGAGGTAAAAGAATTAGTTAAACAAACGATTGATGAATTCGGTTCCCTGGACATACTAGTTAATAATGCGGGTATTACTAGAGACAATCTACTAATGCGAATGAAAGAAGAAGAATTCGATGAAGTGATTGATACAAACTTAAAAGGTGTATTCAACTGTACGAAGGCAGTTACCCGTCAAATGATGAAACAGCGTTCTGGTAAAATAATAAACGTAGCATCTGTGGTAGGTGTGATTGGTAACCCTGGACAAGTCAATTACGTTGCGGCTAAATCAGGAGTAATTGGAATGACGAAATCAGTTGCAAAAGAATTAGCTACACGGAATGTGAACGTTAATGCGGTTGCCCCTGGTTATGTTACAACAGATATGACTGATGATTTATCTCAGGAAGCTAAAGACCAGATGTATAGCATGATACCTCTCAACCGACTAGGTGAGCCTGAAGATATAGCGAAAGTGGTAAGGTTCCTAGCTTCTTCAGATGCTGATTATGTGACTGGTCAAACGATTCATGTAGACGGCGGAATGGTGATGTAG
- the acpP gene encoding acyl carrier protein, producing MADVFDRVKKIIVERLDVDEAKVTNDASFKDDLDADSLDVVELVMELEDEFDMEISDEDAEKIETVGDAVNYIDSSQ from the coding sequence ATGGCAGATGTGTTTGATCGTGTTAAAAAGATTATTGTAGAACGTCTAGACGTTGACGAAGCTAAAGTAACTAATGATGCTTCATTTAAAGATGATTTAGATGCAGACTCATTAGATGTAGTAGAACTTGTTATGGAACTTGAAGATGAGTTCGATATGGAAATTTCTGATGAAGACGCAGAGAAAATTGAAACAGTGGGTGATGCTGTTAATTACATAGACAGCAGCCAGTAA
- the rnc gene encoding ribonuclease III: protein MDFKQFQKDHELHFNDEKLLKQAFMHTSYVNEHRGENLEDNERLEFLGDAVLELGVSQYLFRNYQEMSEGELTKLRANIVCEPSLENFARKNNLGKYVLLGKGEEASGGRKRPALLADAFEALIGAIYLDQGFDQALQFLDRVVFPEIEPGAFSHAMDYKTQLQEIVQQQGGKVTYRILEEIGPAHNRDFLAGVFINEEKHGEGQGRTKKEAEQRAANQAMNQLKN from the coding sequence ATGGACTTCAAACAATTTCAAAAGGATCATGAACTGCATTTTAATGACGAGAAGTTACTAAAGCAGGCTTTTATGCATACATCTTATGTGAATGAGCATCGAGGTGAAAACCTTGAAGATAATGAACGATTAGAATTTCTGGGTGATGCCGTGCTTGAGCTAGGCGTCTCTCAATATCTCTTTCGTAATTATCAGGAAATGAGTGAAGGTGAGCTCACTAAGCTAAGAGCAAATATAGTTTGTGAACCATCACTTGAGAATTTTGCTAGAAAAAACAATCTCGGTAAGTATGTGCTTCTAGGAAAAGGTGAAGAAGCTTCTGGAGGTAGGAAAAGACCTGCATTACTAGCAGATGCATTTGAAGCTTTAATTGGTGCTATCTACTTGGACCAAGGTTTCGACCAAGCTCTTCAATTTTTAGATAGAGTTGTTTTCCCTGAGATTGAACCTGGTGCTTTTTCGCATGCGATGGATTATAAAACTCAATTACAAGAAATTGTACAACAGCAAGGCGGTAAGGTAACTTACCGGATCTTAGAAGAAATTGGACCTGCTCACAACAGAGATTTTTTGGCGGGAGTCTTCATTAACGAAGAAAAGCATGGTGAAGGACAAGGAAGAACTAAGAAAGAGGCCGAGCAAAGAGCTGCCAATCAAGCAATGAATCAATTAAAAAATTAA
- a CDS encoding DUF1128 domain-containing protein, which produces MLNLNEPTEENLSYIINELSKDLQVLNPSIMDPDNFSLEDYQDIKDLYDMVKSKDQISVPEINAILVELKKYRKN; this is translated from the coding sequence ATGTTGAACTTAAATGAACCGACAGAAGAAAACTTGAGTTATATAATCAATGAGCTGTCTAAAGATCTTCAAGTACTTAATCCATCGATTATGGATCCAGACAATTTCTCTTTGGAAGATTACCAAGATATCAAAGATCTTTATGATATGGTCAAATCGAAAGATCAAATCAGTGTTCCTGAGATTAATGCAATACTTGTTGAGTTGAAAAAGTATAGAAAAAATTAA